A genomic window from Fibrobacterota bacterium includes:
- the recN gene encoding DNA repair protein RecN, giving the protein MLLELEIRDLAIFSLARAEFGPGLTCLTGETGAGKSVFLSALRLLQGARAETDLVRRGSERALIQARFRLPDSDSELLRLLEEVGGEIEESELLVSREIQANGRSRIRIGGVSASLKDLVAISRRLFDLHGQHAQQRLLSVTDHAALLSELARKAALAQETRQAVAQWKRLREEVRTLTQQAQEAERNREFLEFQFKELAQAQFTPGQEEELERKIKILSQAGQISQWIEQSRSSLADGGTLDRQLGVLSKALSKIAQADETQASLEDRLREARSHLSEIALSLDSYEVPDNADPAEVDRLNGKLAAIQKLKLRHRTDLPGLIELRDRLESQLRLADDSASEIAALQRQADAALERARQLGQELSAHQRTAATSLDTDITERLQALGMEGAAFRTRLEELPEPGPDGLLKAVFELSPNPGEGWRELTEVASGGEASRIMLAIESRLSAVDPVPLLVFDEVDAGLSGTVAHQVGRSLQELAHDRQVVAITHLHQVAALADQHLSIAKSVQDGRTHSQVRNLSRSDRLDELCRMLGKTDDPAVRAHAQSLLGGS; this is encoded by the coding sequence ATGCTTCTGGAGCTTGAAATCCGGGATCTCGCGATCTTCTCCCTCGCCCGGGCCGAATTCGGCCCGGGTCTCACTTGTCTGACCGGCGAGACGGGCGCGGGGAAATCCGTGTTCCTTTCGGCACTGCGTCTGTTGCAAGGCGCGCGGGCGGAAACCGATCTGGTCCGGCGCGGATCGGAACGGGCCTTGATCCAAGCGCGCTTCCGACTGCCCGATTCCGACTCGGAGCTTTTGCGGCTTTTGGAGGAGGTCGGGGGGGAAATCGAGGAGAGTGAACTGTTGGTGAGCCGCGAGATCCAAGCCAATGGCCGTTCGCGCATCCGTATCGGCGGGGTTTCCGCCTCGCTCAAGGACCTCGTGGCCATCTCCAGGCGGCTGTTTGACTTGCACGGCCAGCACGCCCAGCAGCGGCTTTTGTCGGTGACCGACCACGCAGCGCTGTTGTCCGAACTGGCTCGCAAGGCGGCTTTGGCCCAAGAGACCCGCCAGGCGGTGGCTCAATGGAAGCGTCTTCGCGAGGAAGTCCGCACCTTGACCCAACAGGCCCAGGAAGCCGAACGCAACCGGGAGTTCCTGGAATTCCAGTTCAAGGAGCTCGCCCAGGCCCAGTTCACCCCCGGTCAGGAGGAGGAACTGGAGCGGAAGATCAAGATCCTCTCCCAAGCCGGCCAGATCTCGCAATGGATCGAGCAATCGCGCTCCAGCCTGGCCGACGGCGGCACCTTGGATCGCCAGCTGGGGGTTCTTTCCAAGGCACTCTCCAAGATCGCCCAAGCCGACGAAACCCAGGCTTCCCTGGAGGATCGTCTCCGCGAAGCGCGCTCCCACTTGTCGGAAATCGCCCTCTCGTTGGATTCCTACGAGGTCCCCGACAACGCCGATCCCGCCGAGGTGGATCGGCTCAACGGGAAGCTCGCCGCCATCCAGAAACTGAAACTGCGCCATCGCACCGATCTGCCAGGGCTGATCGAGCTGCGCGATCGGTTGGAATCCCAGTTGCGCCTGGCCGACGACAGCGCCAGCGAAATCGCCGCGCTGCAACGCCAAGCGGATGCGGCGCTGGAACGCGCCCGCCAGCTGGGACAAGAATTGTCTGCGCACCAGCGCACGGCCGCCACCTCCCTGGACACCGACATCACCGAGCGGTTGCAGGCCTTGGGGATGGAAGGGGCGGCGTTTCGCACGCGCCTGGAGGAGCTTCCCGAGCCAGGTCCGGATGGATTGCTCAAGGCCGTGTTCGAGCTCTCCCCCAACCCCGGCGAAGGCTGGCGGGAACTCACCGAGGTCGCATCGGGCGGCGAGGCCTCGCGCATCATGCTGGCGATCGAATCCAGATTGTCGGCGGTGGATCCGGTGCCGTTGTTGGTGTTCGACGAAGTGGACGCGGGGCTCTCCGGCACCGTGGCCCACCAGGTTGGCAGATCCTTGCAGGAACTCGCCCACGATCGGCAGGTCGTGGCCATCACGCACCTGCACCAGGTGGCCGCCCTGGCCGACCAACATCTGTCCATCGCCAAATCGGTGCAGGACGGACGCACCCACTCGCAAGTGCGCAACCTTTCGCGATCGGACCGTTTGGACGAACTTTGCCGCATGCTGGGCAAGACGGACGACCCGGCCGTGCGTGCACATGCGCAATCTTTGCTGGGAGGTTCCTGA
- a CDS encoding hybrid sensor histidine kinase/response regulator, with translation MSTAYSSMAPSRSSYPVVLIVDDEVDIVLVLRRWLEREGYTCRSCASGEEALSILEREDIGIVVTDWHILGLDGIELTRSIRARHQRGKPYIVLTTGDTSMAVVQKAFEAGVDDFIRKPMEGAEIISRFNAACRVLDLEERLAHDARVEAERGLHRGVVRELSEVVATLAHDLRTPLGTMRMTARSMRIRVDKISPELETLADRMERISAQMSETLDDVLAAFVQDDGSSEAWTDFDLAQEARRAVEMLAVAIPESVRVEVEQTEFPMRGNPFGMRRLILNLMNNALRHAKPSRLDVTFHVEDQGDWGWLEIQDNGEGIDPGLLPHLGEPLRLTSSSVRKEFFVRGNGLGLTICRRICASHGGRMVIASGKERGTRIRVWFRLFESAPVRDSEFAPLETEVLV, from the coding sequence ATGAGCACCGCGTACAGCAGCATGGCACCGTCGAGATCGTCCTACCCGGTCGTGTTGATCGTGGACGACGAGGTGGATATCGTTCTGGTGCTGCGAAGATGGCTGGAGCGGGAAGGCTACACGTGCCGTTCCTGCGCCAGCGGCGAAGAGGCCCTTTCCATTCTGGAACGTGAAGACATCGGCATCGTGGTGACCGATTGGCATATCCTCGGATTGGACGGGATCGAGCTCACGCGCAGCATCCGCGCGCGTCATCAGCGCGGGAAGCCCTACATCGTGCTGACCACCGGCGACACCTCCATGGCCGTGGTGCAGAAGGCCTTCGAGGCCGGGGTGGACGATTTCATCCGCAAGCCCATGGAAGGGGCCGAAATCATTTCCCGCTTCAACGCGGCCTGCCGGGTGCTGGACCTGGAAGAACGCCTGGCGCACGACGCCCGCGTGGAAGCCGAGCGAGGGCTGCACCGAGGCGTGGTGCGGGAGCTTTCCGAAGTGGTGGCCACCCTCGCCCACGATCTGCGCACCCCTTTGGGGACCATGCGCATGACCGCGCGCTCCATGCGCATTCGCGTGGACAAGATCTCTCCCGAACTGGAAACCCTGGCCGACCGCATGGAGCGGATCTCCGCGCAGATGTCGGAAACGCTGGATGATGTATTGGCGGCCTTCGTGCAGGACGATGGCTCCTCGGAGGCCTGGACGGATTTTGACCTGGCCCAGGAAGCGCGCCGCGCGGTGGAAATGCTCGCGGTGGCGATTCCCGAATCCGTCCGGGTGGAAGTGGAGCAGACCGAGTTTCCCATGCGCGGAAACCCCTTCGGGATGCGCCGCCTGATCTTGAACCTGATGAACAACGCGCTGCGCCACGCCAAACCGAGCCGGTTGGACGTGACCTTCCACGTGGAAGACCAGGGCGACTGGGGTTGGCTGGAAATCCAGGACAACGGCGAGGGGATCGATCCTGGATTGCTGCCGCACCTGGGGGAGCCTTTGCGACTGACCTCCTCTTCGGTGCGCAAGGAATTTTTCGTGCGCGGAAACGGCCTGGGGCTGACCATCTGCCGGCGCATCTGCGCCAGCCACGGCGGCCGGATGGTGATCGCCAGCGGCAAGGAACGCGGTACCCGGATCCGCGTCTGGTTTCGGCTCTTCGAGTCGGCACCCGTGCGCGATTCGGAATTCGCTCCTCTGGAGACGGAGGTGCTGGTGTGA
- a CDS encoding HDOD domain-containing protein, with the protein MKRQTILVVDDNADFLESVSTVFWDAGYAVSTAQNSSQALEMAARNRPDLCVVDVAMPGADGIQLIKFFRSRHIYRQIPMILLTAGMRRDSLAEALDLGVKDVFLKSKFTAEDLVERVALRLAEPREIIRSPDLVDRPSAFRELAPKETSQAPPILPSEFLPNETTSMMAVVSAPTSTFPAAVHTAPPPGRPQSDNPSSKPPTSQMPVVGRQEVVGRRSVSRELADAIVKMQVLPKVRTDMLQTASQAQSSLAGIEGVARNDPVMALRLISATNAAVYARPTPLFDLGEAIRVLGLEQVSRIVASSAAYKPEDRDEQVTADLYSVWRHCVATAYYAERLSPIGEKDIAFLAGLLHDLPILFALQYLGDEWLPIRAHCQVKGMSLREGLSTATGYQMNDIGSQILSTFRIPPELGGPLLRYQEHFLSGRQREPGSFARRLDIAHNLAVAQGRLGTIHAEVRSLSREELAFPEALNILAPSDGARLKFLEDQAGLGSDGTTEYPKLRHPIALWRDPRWSEPDPVESVLSMMGECVVVSDPSQLVMKGACRLAIAEPGTEAWTEIIHQAPVVVLYSTQLPDDPLPQGVEAYRMPVAVSLLAKRLRPA; encoded by the coding sequence GTGAAGCGGCAGACGATCCTGGTGGTGGACGACAACGCCGATTTCCTGGAGAGCGTGTCCACCGTGTTCTGGGATGCGGGGTACGCGGTGAGCACCGCGCAGAATTCGTCCCAGGCCCTGGAAATGGCCGCCCGGAATCGTCCGGATCTTTGCGTGGTGGACGTGGCCATGCCGGGCGCCGACGGGATTCAATTGATCAAGTTCTTCCGCAGCCGCCATATCTACCGGCAGATCCCCATGATCCTGCTGACCGCCGGGATGCGTCGCGACTCGCTGGCCGAGGCGTTGGATCTGGGCGTGAAGGACGTGTTCCTCAAGTCCAAATTCACGGCCGAAGACCTGGTGGAACGGGTGGCCTTGCGCCTGGCCGAACCGCGCGAGATCATCCGCAGCCCGGACCTGGTGGACAGACCCTCCGCGTTCCGGGAATTGGCCCCGAAGGAAACCAGCCAGGCTCCACCGATCCTGCCCAGCGAATTTCTGCCCAACGAGACCACCTCCATGATGGCGGTGGTCTCCGCGCCCACGTCCACCTTTCCGGCGGCGGTGCACACGGCGCCCCCACCGGGTAGGCCGCAGAGCGACAATCCGTCTTCCAAGCCGCCCACGAGCCAGATGCCCGTGGTTGGCCGTCAGGAGGTCGTGGGACGTAGATCCGTCTCCAGGGAACTGGCCGACGCGATCGTGAAGATGCAGGTGTTGCCGAAGGTCCGCACGGACATGCTCCAGACGGCTTCCCAGGCGCAATCGAGCCTGGCGGGAATCGAAGGCGTGGCGCGCAACGATCCGGTCATGGCGCTGCGGTTGATCAGCGCCACCAACGCCGCCGTGTACGCCCGGCCCACACCCTTGTTCGATCTCGGCGAGGCGATCCGCGTGTTGGGCCTGGAGCAGGTTTCCAGGATCGTGGCCTCGAGCGCGGCCTACAAGCCGGAAGACCGGGACGAACAGGTCACGGCCGATCTGTATTCCGTGTGGCGCCATTGCGTCGCCACGGCCTACTACGCCGAACGTCTGTCGCCGATCGGCGAGAAGGACATCGCCTTCCTGGCGGGCCTCCTCCACGACCTGCCCATCCTGTTCGCCCTCCAGTACCTGGGGGACGAATGGTTGCCGATCCGCGCGCATTGCCAGGTCAAGGGAATGTCCCTGCGCGAGGGGTTGTCCACCGCCACCGGCTACCAGATGAACGACATCGGGTCGCAGATTCTGTCCACCTTCCGGATCCCGCCGGAGCTCGGCGGTCCTCTGCTGCGCTACCAGGAGCACTTTTTGTCAGGCCGCCAGAGGGAGCCCGGCTCCTTCGCGCGGCGGTTGGACATCGCGCACAATCTGGCCGTGGCCCAGGGACGCCTGGGGACCATCCACGCCGAGGTGCGCTCTCTTTCCCGCGAGGAGCTCGCCTTCCCCGAGGCCCTGAACATCCTCGCGCCCTCCGATGGGGCGCGATTGAAATTCCTGGAAGACCAGGCGGGCTTGGGTAGCGACGGCACGACCGAGTACCCCAAACTTCGCCATCCGATCGCCTTGTGGCGCGACCCGAGGTGGTCGGAGCCGGACCCTGTGGAATCCGTGCTCTCCATGATGGGGGAATGTGTGGTGGTCTCCGACCCCTCGCAGCTGGTCATGAAAGGCGCGTGCCGCTTGGCTATCGCCGAACCCGGAACCGAGGCCTGGACGGAAATCATCCACCAGGCCCCCGTGGTGGTGCTCTACAGCACGCAACTTCCGGATGATCCTCTCCCGCAAGGGGTGGAAGCCTACCGGATGCCCGTGGCGGTGTCGCTTCTGGCCAAGCGGTTGCGGCCGGCCTGA
- a CDS encoding insulinase family protein, with product MIASILGSATAMLLSATVSGPATPPNADQAVPEIRLAVRDTVFANGLRVLVHEDHSLPMVACQIFYATGSIHEHAGGTGIAHMLEHMLFKGTRKVGITDSTADAKFLPQIDAAEELRRAALAKGDSATAHHAKARMDSLNALHRAYFVKDELWQAYQEVGGTDLNAYTSDLATVYHVTLPSNRLELFLWMESDRMTRSVMRDFYAERDVVREERRMRIENKPQGRYWESLDLLFWGAHPYGNPTIGWPSDIESYRRSQVEEHYEKFYGPKNAILVLSGDVKAEDAFAMTARYFAGITKGADFPQVVTRDPEPPGQKRLVSIQDNARPVIDILFPVPDINDPQSPAFEIVEGVLSGASGRLERLLVDSLRLCTSVSAGHRAQIYASQFGISATPVQGADPRRIEDILWNEIARLRESPLSPREIQRVKNRLAVARLARLRSRETIAGDLGYMELFGSWKLLAKYPAKVQLQTDSTVREAAAKWLRPERATIGWLLPKNHSEHTRTGVYQ from the coding sequence ATGATCGCTTCCATTCTCGGATCCGCCACCGCGATGCTGCTTTCCGCGACGGTTTCCGGACCGGCCACGCCCCCGAATGCGGACCAAGCCGTGCCGGAAATCCGCCTGGCCGTGCGCGACACGGTGTTCGCCAACGGTTTGCGGGTTCTGGTCCATGAAGACCATTCCCTGCCCATGGTCGCCTGCCAGATCTTCTACGCGACCGGATCCATCCACGAGCACGCCGGTGGCACGGGCATCGCCCACATGCTGGAACACATGCTCTTCAAGGGCACGCGCAAGGTGGGCATCACCGACTCCACCGCAGATGCCAAGTTCCTCCCGCAGATCGATGCGGCGGAAGAACTCCGCCGCGCGGCCCTTGCCAAGGGGGACAGCGCCACAGCGCACCACGCCAAGGCGAGGATGGATTCCCTCAACGCGCTGCACCGGGCCTACTTCGTGAAGGACGAACTCTGGCAGGCCTACCAGGAAGTGGGCGGCACGGACCTGAACGCCTACACGTCGGACCTGGCCACCGTCTACCACGTGACCTTGCCCTCCAACCGCTTGGAATTGTTCCTGTGGATGGAAAGCGACCGTATGACACGTTCCGTCATGCGCGACTTCTACGCCGAACGGGACGTGGTGCGCGAGGAGCGCCGCATGCGCATCGAGAACAAGCCCCAGGGCAGGTATTGGGAAAGCCTGGATCTGCTGTTCTGGGGAGCCCACCCCTACGGAAACCCCACCATCGGCTGGCCTTCCGACATCGAATCCTACCGCCGCTCGCAGGTGGAGGAACATTACGAGAAGTTCTACGGCCCCAAAAACGCCATCCTGGTGCTTTCCGGCGACGTCAAGGCGGAAGATGCCTTCGCGATGACCGCCCGCTATTTTGCGGGAATCACCAAGGGCGCCGATTTCCCGCAAGTGGTGACCCGCGACCCGGAACCTCCGGGGCAGAAGCGGCTTGTGTCCATCCAGGACAACGCCCGTCCGGTGATCGACATCCTGTTTCCCGTTCCAGACATCAACGATCCTCAGTCGCCCGCTTTCGAGATCGTGGAAGGGGTCTTGTCCGGCGCCTCGGGGCGGTTGGAACGGCTGCTGGTGGATTCGCTTCGCCTTTGCACCTCCGTCAGCGCCGGCCACCGTGCCCAGATCTACGCGAGCCAGTTCGGCATCTCCGCCACGCCCGTCCAGGGCGCGGATCCCCGCCGGATCGAAGACATCCTGTGGAACGAGATCGCCCGACTCCGTGAATCGCCGCTGAGCCCGCGCGAGATCCAACGGGTCAAAAATCGTCTCGCCGTGGCCCGGCTGGCGCGGCTGCGTTCGCGCGAGACCATCGCCGGAGACCTCGGCTACATGGAGCTGTTCGGCAGCTGGAAGCTGTTGGCCAAGTATCCGGCAAAGGTGCAGCTGCAGACCGATTCCACTGTGCGCGAGGCCGCCGCCAAGTGGTTGCGCCCCGAGCGCGCCACCATCGGGTGGCTCCTGCCGAAAAACCACTCGGAACACACCCGCACGGGAGTCTACCAATGA
- a CDS encoding insulinase family protein, with the protein MNRRLLGSISASPIIAVGLVLAVGLVFSGCLSPLPPPAQDPMIGRSTPDVGTGTVAGADSSPGGRKLAGWRALGVNPITWTPPLISDFADTLRPGVVVFWVEDSSLPFASVRMAWPEGRLALPSQADADASLLGELLLRGGTSRFTPAQLEDTLEFLAAGVSVSVGMVRTTANVSGLTRDLPFLLDVLGDAIVSPRLDTARVTIAKSERIQDIEHRFDTPAQALSLSWDRVANGPGPWTELVDSQEVRKVNVHSLKSALTGRFSTRKMWIAVAGSFDRKQTRQQLSGFLDRLDSSAYQGKTPAKLDSLPPLPAMIAPGVVICDKPGNQSQIRLGLRFLRRDHPDYYPLMLASEVLGQGGFGSRLVDRVRSDEGLAYHVSSFVGSDYDRPATIGVTLQTKVQSTSRALVLVREEIKRLADSGFRAGELGKARKGMIASIPSLFDSPEGTADLLLQSAAWGRSNQHFVRYLRALDTIPDSTVLRVFRKWFVPDSMRVVISGPAKELQAPFADGSPALSSWGPVRVWTEDTLRRR; encoded by the coding sequence ATGAACCGCCGTCTGCTTGGATCGATCTCGGCGAGCCCCATCATCGCGGTGGGCCTTGTGCTCGCGGTGGGCCTGGTCTTCTCGGGTTGTCTCTCGCCTCTGCCACCCCCGGCGCAGGACCCCATGATCGGACGCTCCACCCCGGACGTGGGCACAGGCACCGTCGCGGGAGCGGACTCCTCGCCTGGTGGACGGAAATTGGCGGGATGGCGCGCGTTGGGCGTGAACCCGATCACCTGGACCCCGCCATTGATCTCGGACTTCGCCGACACCCTGCGCCCCGGCGTGGTGGTGTTCTGGGTGGAGGATTCCTCCTTGCCGTTCGCCTCCGTGCGCATGGCCTGGCCGGAAGGACGGCTGGCCCTGCCTTCCCAAGCCGATGCCGACGCCTCCCTGCTGGGCGAGCTTCTCCTGCGCGGCGGGACTTCCCGGTTCACCCCCGCCCAATTGGAAGACACCCTGGAATTTCTCGCCGCCGGCGTGTCGGTTTCAGTTGGCATGGTCCGCACCACGGCCAATGTTTCCGGACTGACCCGCGATCTGCCGTTTCTGCTGGACGTGCTGGGCGACGCGATCGTATCCCCGCGCTTGGACACGGCGCGTGTGACCATCGCCAAATCCGAACGGATCCAGGACATCGAACATCGGTTCGACACCCCGGCCCAGGCCTTGTCGCTTTCCTGGGATCGGGTGGCCAACGGACCCGGCCCCTGGACGGAGCTGGTGGATTCCCAGGAGGTTCGCAAGGTGAACGTCCATTCCCTCAAGTCCGCCCTGACCGGCAGATTCTCCACCCGCAAGATGTGGATCGCGGTCGCGGGAAGCTTCGATCGCAAACAGACTCGTCAACAATTGTCAGGCTTTCTGGATCGCCTGGATTCCAGCGCCTACCAGGGCAAGACTCCCGCCAAGCTCGATTCCCTGCCGCCCTTGCCCGCCATGATCGCTCCGGGCGTGGTGATCTGCGACAAGCCCGGGAACCAATCCCAGATCCGATTGGGCCTGCGGTTTTTGCGTCGGGACCACCCCGACTACTATCCACTCATGTTGGCCAGCGAAGTGCTGGGGCAAGGGGGATTCGGATCGCGATTGGTGGATCGCGTGCGTTCCGACGAAGGGCTGGCCTACCACGTCTCCAGTTTCGTGGGCTCCGACTACGACCGACCCGCCACGATCGGCGTGACCTTGCAGACCAAGGTCCAGAGCACCTCGCGGGCCTTGGTGCTGGTGCGCGAGGAAATCAAACGCCTGGCCGATTCCGGTTTTCGCGCGGGCGAACTCGGGAAGGCTCGCAAGGGGATGATCGCCTCGATCCCGAGTCTGTTCGACAGCCCGGAAGGAACCGCCGATCTTCTGTTGCAAAGCGCCGCCTGGGGTCGCTCCAACCAGCACTTCGTGCGTTACCTGCGTGCCTTGGACACCATTCCCGATTCCACCGTGCTGCGGGTGTTCCGCAAGTGGTTCGTGCCCGACAGCATGCGGGTGGTCATCAGCGGACCCGCCAAGGAATTGCAAGCTCCCTTCGCCGACGGTTCCCCGGCCCTGTCCAGCTGGGGCCCGGTGCGGGTGTGGACGGAAGATACGCTGCGTCGTCGCTGA
- a CDS encoding GGDEF domain-containing protein: protein MVGAESKIPNGWSAWGGFLAINGVATVGSIFLAHLFVTPSIMVVNAIPIILCGWLYGRSRSFYAALFLFAIPSVYFKFAGLEMYVDPKGLFLGTISYGIFSGAGYALRSVRDLYLKIHRLNEEINTKNRELREASLRDPLTELHNRRYVDEFIAHLAATFLQQISTPEFALRKLDLEDKVMLMMIADIDHFKLINDKHGHSGGDQALVEVARRIRSAVRFDDTVIRWGGEEFLVVCPMVDHTNAEQVIRKILEGVRSAPVVLADGSEVMITISVGAIWLPVLRGHPYAVSFDKSIMLADKALYDAKEHGRNHGRMVVAWEDGRAATEGALIGALEEFYRDPSACMVTKVY, encoded by the coding sequence ATGGTAGGTGCCGAGTCGAAGATCCCAAATGGTTGGAGCGCCTGGGGTGGCTTTCTGGCCATCAACGGCGTGGCCACCGTCGGTTCCATCTTCCTGGCCCATCTGTTCGTCACGCCGTCGATCATGGTGGTCAACGCGATCCCGATCATCCTGTGCGGATGGCTGTACGGGCGATCCCGTTCCTTCTACGCGGCGCTGTTTCTGTTCGCGATCCCCAGCGTCTATTTCAAGTTCGCGGGCCTGGAAATGTATGTGGATCCCAAAGGCCTGTTTCTGGGAACGATCTCCTACGGGATCTTTTCGGGAGCGGGTTATGCGCTGCGGTCGGTCCGCGATCTCTACCTGAAAATCCACCGACTCAACGAGGAGATCAACACCAAAAATCGCGAACTGCGCGAGGCCTCGTTGCGCGATCCCCTCACGGAACTGCACAACCGCCGCTACGTGGACGAATTCATCGCGCATCTAGCCGCCACGTTCCTGCAGCAGATTTCCACGCCGGAGTTCGCGTTGCGCAAGCTCGACCTGGAAGACAAGGTGATGTTGATGATGATCGCCGACATCGATCATTTCAAGCTGATCAACGACAAGCACGGTCACAGCGGAGGCGACCAGGCCTTGGTCGAGGTGGCGCGGCGCATCCGGAGCGCGGTGCGCTTCGACGACACCGTCATCCGTTGGGGAGGGGAGGAGTTTCTGGTGGTGTGCCCGATGGTGGACCACACCAACGCCGAGCAGGTGATCCGGAAGATCCTGGAAGGGGTGCGAAGCGCTCCGGTGGTCCTTGCCGACGGATCCGAAGTCATGATCACCATTTCTGTGGGGGCCATCTGGCTTCCCGTGCTGCGCGGGCATCCGTACGCCGTGTCGTTCGATAAATCGATCATGCTGGCCGACAAAGCCCTCTACGACGCCAAGGAGCACGGACGCAACCATGGTCGGATGGTGGTGGCCTGGGAAGACGGTCGGGCGGCCACGGAAGGCGCGTTGATCGGCGCTCTGGAGGAATTCTACCGCGACCCCTCCGCCTGCATGGTGACCAAAGTCTACTGA
- a CDS encoding tail fiber protein: MVGFNFAPRGWAKCDGQLLSIAENSALFALLGTTYGGNGMQTFALPDLRGRSPVHVGSGPGLDTVLWGESGGAEYVRLAPEEMPLHTHTISVQP; this comes from the coding sequence ATGGTGGGATTCAATTTCGCTCCCCGGGGTTGGGCCAAATGTGACGGACAGCTTCTGTCGATCGCGGAAAATTCCGCCCTGTTCGCGCTGCTGGGGACCACCTACGGCGGAAACGGGATGCAGACCTTCGCCCTCCCGGACCTGCGCGGCCGCTCCCCGGTCCACGTTGGAAGCGGGCCCGGACTGGACACCGTCCTCTGGGGGGAAAGCGGCGGTGCGGAGTACGTGAGGCTGGCTCCCGAAGAGATGCCCCTGCACACCCACACGATTTCCGTCCAGCCCTGA
- a CDS encoding S8 family serine peptidase has product MIAAWFALSAALCQTRPVVVAVIDDAFVLESAPARGFWVDSSLARTLGNPHLAPWDLADRDPDVGPEASRAKEFWHGTATANLLAQRLLSYLGPTAPDLVRFVPIKVLADGMTKPDMAGGYPGIQRAHAAKADVVLCPWAGGNPGEEQRRMVREAIESGALVVAAAGNEATRRPQFPASLPGVLSVAAVDSVGKKTSLSCRGDWVWVSGPGDPWLVPDLRLPSADAPLAHTSRAATEAAALAVALKVRHREWSADKIRQVLMSSSQPLEVRHPGLSGSLGAGRIDPVHAFLGDWASDRPPSKEIHAAGMLPLTRGSWDVSLQGQGSYRGIQLGLSRAVDPRARIRAVAPDGRKYDWSVQDLSGGTEVPYPSLDLRWGGSKRPGGYLEFRKLELDSSTLYCRGTKELSGDSGVGQDGSGPQDYAHDCDCRWSIRVPEGRRIHLAFDTFQTEAKRDQLHVFHGASTRQEHLLALFSGSSLPPALVSPGNELLLWFPSSAKGVGKGFSFRWRAVPESTTAGVILPATRSHP; this is encoded by the coding sequence ATGATCGCGGCGTGGTTCGCGCTTTCGGCCGCCTTGTGCCAAACCCGGCCTGTCGTGGTGGCCGTGATCGACGACGCGTTCGTGCTGGAATCCGCTCCGGCCCGGGGGTTTTGGGTGGATTCGAGTCTGGCCCGCACCCTGGGCAATCCGCACCTGGCCCCTTGGGACCTGGCTGATCGCGACCCCGACGTGGGCCCGGAGGCCTCGCGGGCCAAGGAGTTCTGGCACGGGACCGCCACGGCGAACCTGCTGGCCCAACGACTCCTTTCCTATCTGGGGCCCACCGCCCCCGACCTCGTCAGGTTCGTTCCGATCAAGGTCCTGGCCGACGGCATGACAAAACCCGACATGGCGGGAGGGTATCCGGGGATCCAGCGCGCCCACGCGGCCAAGGCCGATGTGGTGCTTTGTCCGTGGGCCGGGGGCAATCCCGGCGAGGAACAAAGGCGGATGGTGCGCGAGGCGATCGAGAGCGGTGCGCTCGTGGTCGCCGCCGCGGGCAACGAGGCCACGCGTCGCCCCCAGTTTCCCGCCAGTCTGCCGGGAGTTCTTTCGGTGGCGGCAGTGGATTCCGTCGGGAAGAAAACCTCCCTTTCCTGCCGCGGGGATTGGGTCTGGGTTTCCGGTCCGGGGGATCCGTGGCTGGTTCCCGACCTGCGCCTACCGTCCGCCGATGCGCCTCTCGCGCACACTTCCCGGGCCGCCACCGAAGCCGCCGCCTTGGCGGTCGCCTTGAAGGTGCGACACCGCGAATGGAGTGCAGACAAAATCCGACAAGTCTTGATGTCTTCCAGCCAGCCGCTGGAGGTCCGCCATCCCGGCCTCTCGGGTTCGCTCGGTGCGGGAAGGATCGATCCGGTCCACGCCTTTCTCGGAGATTGGGCCTCCGACCGACCGCCCTCCAAGGAAATCCACGCCGCTGGAATGCTGCCCCTGACCCGAGGGTCGTGGGACGTTTCCCTGCAGGGGCAGGGGAGTTATCGCGGAATCCAGCTGGGCTTGTCCCGAGCGGTGGATCCCCGCGCCCGGATCCGCGCCGTGGCTCCGGACGGCCGCAAATACGACTGGTCGGTTCAGGATTTGTCCGGTGGCACCGAGGTGCCCTATCCGTCGCTGGATTTGCGATGGGGAGGATCGAAACGGCCCGGCGGCTACCTGGAATTTCGCAAGCTTGAACTCGATTCTTCCACCTTGTACTGCCGTGGCACCAAGGAACTGTCCGGCGATTCGGGCGTTGGCCAGGATGGGTCCGGCCCGCAGGACTACGCCCACGATTGCGATTGTCGCTGGTCCATCCGGGTGCCCGAAGGGAGGCGGATCCATCTGGCATTCGACACCTTCCAGACAGAGGCCAAACGGGATCAGCTCCACGTGTTCCATGGCGCTTCCACGCGTCAGGAGCATCTGCTGGCCCTTTTCAGCGGATCAAGCCTCCCGCCAGCTCTTGTCAGCCCTGGCAACGAGCTTCTGCTGTGGTTTCCCAGCTCGGCAAAAGGGGTGGGGAAGGGGTTCTCGTTTCGATGGCGAGCGGTGCCGGAATCCACCACCGCCGGCGTGATCCTGCCTGCGACCCGATCCCATCCCTGA